From the Takifugu flavidus isolate HTHZ2018 chromosome 12, ASM371156v2, whole genome shotgun sequence genome, one window contains:
- the fli1 gene encoding Friend leukemia integration 1 transcription factor isoform X1 translates to MMDNSESPLAEHPRLQVDMFQTVPDTSSYVKVRHQRLFHQEALSVVSEDQSLFEPPYAAAAPLPKTDMTASGTQDYGPTHKINPLPPQQEWINQPVRVNVKREYEHMNGSSRESPVDCSVGKCNKLVGGNDVSQMNYGSYMDEKNAPPPNMTTNERRVIVPADPSLWSQDHVRQWLEWAIKEYGLLEIDTAMFQNTDGKELCKMGKDDFLRLTSMYNAEVLLSHLNYLRESSSSLSYNTPSHTDPSPRLAAKDDSSYDAVRRTGWSNNMHSGKGSPVVTQNVTKSAEQPRAQPDPYQILGPTSSRLANPGSGQIQLWQFLLELLSDSANAGCITWEGTNGEFKMTDPDEVARRWGERKSKPNMNYDKLSRALRYYYDKNIMTKVHGKRYAYKFDFHGIAQALQPHPTESSMYKYPSDLAYVPSYHTHQQKVNFVSPHPPSMPVTSSNFFGPTTPYWSSPTPGIYPNPNVPRHPNTHVPSHLGSYY, encoded by the exons ATGATGGATAACAGCGAG AGTCCGTTAGCCGAGCATCCCCGTCTGCAGGTAGACATGTTTCAAACTGTTCCTGACACGTCGTCTTACGTCAAGGTAAGACATCAACGTCTCTTCCATCAG GAGGCGCTATCAGTGGTGAGTGAAGATCAGTCCTTATTTGAGCCTCCGTACGCTGCTGCAGCCCCTCTCCCCAAGACAGACATGACTGCATCTGGCACACAGGACTACGGGCCGACTCACAAAATCAACCCCCTGCCTCCACAGCAGGAGTGGATCAACCAGCCAGTGAGGGTCAATGTCAAGAGAGAATACGAGCACATGAATGGATCCAG cagggAGTCTCCGGTAGATTGCAGTGTGGGTAAATGTAATAAGCTGGTGGGGGGTAACGACGTCTCTCAGATGAACTACGGAAGCTACATGGACGAGAAGAATGCCCCTCCCCCAAATATGACCACCAATGAGAGAAGAGTCATCGTACCTGCTG ACCCGTCACTGTGGTCCCAGGACCACGTACGCCAATGGCTGGAGTGGGCCATTAAAGAGTACGGCCTGTTGGAGATCGACACGGCCATGTTCCAGAACACAGATGGCAAAGAGCTGTGCAAGATGGGCAAGGACGACTTCCTCCGGCTGACCAGCATGTACAACGCAGAAGTGCTTCTCTCTCATCTCAATTACCTCAGGGAAA GTAGCTCATCGTTATCCTACAACACGCCATCTCACACGGACCCGTCGCCACGCCTGGCCGCCAAAGACG ACTCTTCTTATGATGCTGTACGACGGACCGGATGGTCAAACAACATGCACAGCGGGAAAG gcTCACCAGTAGTGACGCAGAATGTGACCAAGTCAGCTGAACAGCCCAGAGCTCAGCCAG ATCCATACCAGATTCTTGGTCCCACCAGTAGTCGCCTTGCCAATCCAG GTTCAGGTCAGATTCAGCTGTGGCAgttcctcctggagctcctgtcCGACAGCGCCAACGCCGGCTGCATCACCTGGGAAGGCACCAACGGAGAGTTCAAGATGACGGATCCAGACGAAGTGGCCAGACGCTGGGGGGAAAGGAAGAGCAAGCCAAACATGAACTACGACAAGCTGAGCCGTGCGCTGCGCTACTATTATGACAAAAACATCATGACCAAAGTCCACGGCAAACGCTACGCCTACAAGTTTGACTTTCACGGCATTGCTCAGGCGCTGCAGCCGCACCCTACAGAGTCATCCATGTACAAGTACCCCTCGGACCTAGCCTACGTGCCTTCGTACCACACCCACCAGCAGAAGGTCAACTTTGTGTCTCCACACCCGCCATCCATGCCAGTCACTTCCTCCAATTTCTTCGGACCCACCACTCCATACTGGAGCTCTCCCACTCCTGGGATATACCCCAACCCAAATGTTCCTCGCCACCCCAACACCCATGTGCCATCCCACTTGGGTAGTTACTATTAA
- the fli1 gene encoding Friend leukemia integration 1 transcription factor isoform X8 codes for MFQTVPDTSSYVKEALSVVSEDQSLFEPPYAAAAPLPKTDMTASGTQDYGPTHKINPLPPQQEWINQPVRVNVKREYEHMNGSSRESPVDCSVGKCNKLVGGNDVSQMNYGSYMDEKNAPPPNMTTNERRVIVPADPSLWSQDHVRQWLEWAIKEYGLLEIDTAMFQNTDGKELCKMGKDDFLRLTSMYNAEVLLSHLNYLRESSSSLSYNTPSHTDPSPRLAAKDDSSYDAVRRTGWSNNMHSGKGSPVVTQNVTKSAEQPRAQPDPYQILGPTSSRLANPGSGQIQLWQFLLELLSDSANAGCITWEGTNGEFKMTDPDEVARRWGERKSKPNMNYDKLSRALRYYYDKNIMTKVHGKRYAYKFDFHGIAQALQPHPTESSMYKYPSDLAYVPSYHTHQQKVNFVSPHPPSMPVTSSNFFGPTTPYWSSPTPGIYPNPNVPRHPNTHVPSHLGSYY; via the exons ATGTTTCAAACTGTTCCTGACACGTCGTCTTACGTCAAG GAGGCGCTATCAGTGGTGAGTGAAGATCAGTCCTTATTTGAGCCTCCGTACGCTGCTGCAGCCCCTCTCCCCAAGACAGACATGACTGCATCTGGCACACAGGACTACGGGCCGACTCACAAAATCAACCCCCTGCCTCCACAGCAGGAGTGGATCAACCAGCCAGTGAGGGTCAATGTCAAGAGAGAATACGAGCACATGAATGGATCCAG cagggAGTCTCCGGTAGATTGCAGTGTGGGTAAATGTAATAAGCTGGTGGGGGGTAACGACGTCTCTCAGATGAACTACGGAAGCTACATGGACGAGAAGAATGCCCCTCCCCCAAATATGACCACCAATGAGAGAAGAGTCATCGTACCTGCTG ACCCGTCACTGTGGTCCCAGGACCACGTACGCCAATGGCTGGAGTGGGCCATTAAAGAGTACGGCCTGTTGGAGATCGACACGGCCATGTTCCAGAACACAGATGGCAAAGAGCTGTGCAAGATGGGCAAGGACGACTTCCTCCGGCTGACCAGCATGTACAACGCAGAAGTGCTTCTCTCTCATCTCAATTACCTCAGGGAAA GTAGCTCATCGTTATCCTACAACACGCCATCTCACACGGACCCGTCGCCACGCCTGGCCGCCAAAGACG ACTCTTCTTATGATGCTGTACGACGGACCGGATGGTCAAACAACATGCACAGCGGGAAAG gcTCACCAGTAGTGACGCAGAATGTGACCAAGTCAGCTGAACAGCCCAGAGCTCAGCCAG ATCCATACCAGATTCTTGGTCCCACCAGTAGTCGCCTTGCCAATCCAG GTTCAGGTCAGATTCAGCTGTGGCAgttcctcctggagctcctgtcCGACAGCGCCAACGCCGGCTGCATCACCTGGGAAGGCACCAACGGAGAGTTCAAGATGACGGATCCAGACGAAGTGGCCAGACGCTGGGGGGAAAGGAAGAGCAAGCCAAACATGAACTACGACAAGCTGAGCCGTGCGCTGCGCTACTATTATGACAAAAACATCATGACCAAAGTCCACGGCAAACGCTACGCCTACAAGTTTGACTTTCACGGCATTGCTCAGGCGCTGCAGCCGCACCCTACAGAGTCATCCATGTACAAGTACCCCTCGGACCTAGCCTACGTGCCTTCGTACCACACCCACCAGCAGAAGGTCAACTTTGTGTCTCCACACCCGCCATCCATGCCAGTCACTTCCTCCAATTTCTTCGGACCCACCACTCCATACTGGAGCTCTCCCACTCCTGGGATATACCCCAACCCAAATGTTCCTCGCCACCCCAACACCCATGTGCCATCCCACTTGGGTAGTTACTATTAA
- the fli1 gene encoding Friend leukemia integration 1 transcription factor isoform X5: MMDNSESPLAEHPRLQVDMFQTVPDTSSYVKEALSVVSEDQSLFEPPYAAAAPLPKTDMTASGTQDYGPTHKINPLPPQQEWINQPVRVNVKREYEHMNGSRESPVDCSVGKCNKLVGGNDVSQMNYGSYMDEKNAPPPNMTTNERRVIVPADPSLWSQDHVRQWLEWAIKEYGLLEIDTAMFQNTDGKELCKMGKDDFLRLTSMYNAEVLLSHLNYLRESSSSLSYNTPSHTDPSPRLAAKDDSSYDAVRRTGWSNNMHSGKGSPVVTQNVTKSAEQPRAQPDPYQILGPTSSRLANPGSGQIQLWQFLLELLSDSANAGCITWEGTNGEFKMTDPDEVARRWGERKSKPNMNYDKLSRALRYYYDKNIMTKVHGKRYAYKFDFHGIAQALQPHPTESSMYKYPSDLAYVPSYHTHQQKVNFVSPHPPSMPVTSSNFFGPTTPYWSSPTPGIYPNPNVPRHPNTHVPSHLGSYY; the protein is encoded by the exons ATGATGGATAACAGCGAG AGTCCGTTAGCCGAGCATCCCCGTCTGCAGGTAGACATGTTTCAAACTGTTCCTGACACGTCGTCTTACGTCAAG GAGGCGCTATCAGTGGTGAGTGAAGATCAGTCCTTATTTGAGCCTCCGTACGCTGCTGCAGCCCCTCTCCCCAAGACAGACATGACTGCATCTGGCACACAGGACTACGGGCCGACTCACAAAATCAACCCCCTGCCTCCACAGCAGGAGTGGATCAACCAGCCAGTGAGGGTCAATGTCAAGAGAGAATACGAGCACATGAATGGATCCAG ggAGTCTCCGGTAGATTGCAGTGTGGGTAAATGTAATAAGCTGGTGGGGGGTAACGACGTCTCTCAGATGAACTACGGAAGCTACATGGACGAGAAGAATGCCCCTCCCCCAAATATGACCACCAATGAGAGAAGAGTCATCGTACCTGCTG ACCCGTCACTGTGGTCCCAGGACCACGTACGCCAATGGCTGGAGTGGGCCATTAAAGAGTACGGCCTGTTGGAGATCGACACGGCCATGTTCCAGAACACAGATGGCAAAGAGCTGTGCAAGATGGGCAAGGACGACTTCCTCCGGCTGACCAGCATGTACAACGCAGAAGTGCTTCTCTCTCATCTCAATTACCTCAGGGAAA GTAGCTCATCGTTATCCTACAACACGCCATCTCACACGGACCCGTCGCCACGCCTGGCCGCCAAAGACG ACTCTTCTTATGATGCTGTACGACGGACCGGATGGTCAAACAACATGCACAGCGGGAAAG gcTCACCAGTAGTGACGCAGAATGTGACCAAGTCAGCTGAACAGCCCAGAGCTCAGCCAG ATCCATACCAGATTCTTGGTCCCACCAGTAGTCGCCTTGCCAATCCAG GTTCAGGTCAGATTCAGCTGTGGCAgttcctcctggagctcctgtcCGACAGCGCCAACGCCGGCTGCATCACCTGGGAAGGCACCAACGGAGAGTTCAAGATGACGGATCCAGACGAAGTGGCCAGACGCTGGGGGGAAAGGAAGAGCAAGCCAAACATGAACTACGACAAGCTGAGCCGTGCGCTGCGCTACTATTATGACAAAAACATCATGACCAAAGTCCACGGCAAACGCTACGCCTACAAGTTTGACTTTCACGGCATTGCTCAGGCGCTGCAGCCGCACCCTACAGAGTCATCCATGTACAAGTACCCCTCGGACCTAGCCTACGTGCCTTCGTACCACACCCACCAGCAGAAGGTCAACTTTGTGTCTCCACACCCGCCATCCATGCCAGTCACTTCCTCCAATTTCTTCGGACCCACCACTCCATACTGGAGCTCTCCCACTCCTGGGATATACCCCAACCCAAATGTTCCTCGCCACCCCAACACCCATGTGCCATCCCACTTGGGTAGTTACTATTAA
- the fli1 gene encoding Friend leukemia integration 1 transcription factor isoform X4 → MMDNSESPLAEHPRLQVDMFQTVPDTSSYVKEALSVVSEDQSLFEPPYAAAAPLPKTDMTASGTQDYGPTHKINPLPPQQEWINQPVRVNVKREYEHMNGSSRESPVDCSVGKCNKLVGGNDVSQMNYGSYMDEKNAPPPNMTTNERRVIVPADPSLWSQDHVRQWLEWAIKEYGLLEIDTAMFQNTDGKELCKMGKDDFLRLTSMYNAEVLLSHLNYLRESSSSLSYNTPSHTDPSPRLAAKDDSSYDAVRRTGWSNNMHSGKGSPVVTQNVTKSAEQPRAQPDPYQILGPTSSRLANPGSGQIQLWQFLLELLSDSANAGCITWEGTNGEFKMTDPDEVARRWGERKSKPNMNYDKLSRALRYYYDKNIMTKVHGKRYAYKFDFHGIAQALQPHPTESSMYKYPSDLAYVPSYHTHQQKVNFVSPHPPSMPVTSSNFFGPTTPYWSSPTPGIYPNPNVPRHPNTHVPSHLGSYY, encoded by the exons ATGATGGATAACAGCGAG AGTCCGTTAGCCGAGCATCCCCGTCTGCAGGTAGACATGTTTCAAACTGTTCCTGACACGTCGTCTTACGTCAAG GAGGCGCTATCAGTGGTGAGTGAAGATCAGTCCTTATTTGAGCCTCCGTACGCTGCTGCAGCCCCTCTCCCCAAGACAGACATGACTGCATCTGGCACACAGGACTACGGGCCGACTCACAAAATCAACCCCCTGCCTCCACAGCAGGAGTGGATCAACCAGCCAGTGAGGGTCAATGTCAAGAGAGAATACGAGCACATGAATGGATCCAG cagggAGTCTCCGGTAGATTGCAGTGTGGGTAAATGTAATAAGCTGGTGGGGGGTAACGACGTCTCTCAGATGAACTACGGAAGCTACATGGACGAGAAGAATGCCCCTCCCCCAAATATGACCACCAATGAGAGAAGAGTCATCGTACCTGCTG ACCCGTCACTGTGGTCCCAGGACCACGTACGCCAATGGCTGGAGTGGGCCATTAAAGAGTACGGCCTGTTGGAGATCGACACGGCCATGTTCCAGAACACAGATGGCAAAGAGCTGTGCAAGATGGGCAAGGACGACTTCCTCCGGCTGACCAGCATGTACAACGCAGAAGTGCTTCTCTCTCATCTCAATTACCTCAGGGAAA GTAGCTCATCGTTATCCTACAACACGCCATCTCACACGGACCCGTCGCCACGCCTGGCCGCCAAAGACG ACTCTTCTTATGATGCTGTACGACGGACCGGATGGTCAAACAACATGCACAGCGGGAAAG gcTCACCAGTAGTGACGCAGAATGTGACCAAGTCAGCTGAACAGCCCAGAGCTCAGCCAG ATCCATACCAGATTCTTGGTCCCACCAGTAGTCGCCTTGCCAATCCAG GTTCAGGTCAGATTCAGCTGTGGCAgttcctcctggagctcctgtcCGACAGCGCCAACGCCGGCTGCATCACCTGGGAAGGCACCAACGGAGAGTTCAAGATGACGGATCCAGACGAAGTGGCCAGACGCTGGGGGGAAAGGAAGAGCAAGCCAAACATGAACTACGACAAGCTGAGCCGTGCGCTGCGCTACTATTATGACAAAAACATCATGACCAAAGTCCACGGCAAACGCTACGCCTACAAGTTTGACTTTCACGGCATTGCTCAGGCGCTGCAGCCGCACCCTACAGAGTCATCCATGTACAAGTACCCCTCGGACCTAGCCTACGTGCCTTCGTACCACACCCACCAGCAGAAGGTCAACTTTGTGTCTCCACACCCGCCATCCATGCCAGTCACTTCCTCCAATTTCTTCGGACCCACCACTCCATACTGGAGCTCTCCCACTCCTGGGATATACCCCAACCCAAATGTTCCTCGCCACCCCAACACCCATGTGCCATCCCACTTGGGTAGTTACTATTAA
- the fli1 gene encoding Friend leukemia integration 1 transcription factor isoform X6, translating into MTASIVSPLAEHPRLQVDMFQTVPDTSSYVKEALSVVSEDQSLFEPPYAAAAPLPKTDMTASGTQDYGPTHKINPLPPQQEWINQPVRVNVKREYEHMNGSSRESPVDCSVGKCNKLVGGNDVSQMNYGSYMDEKNAPPPNMTTNERRVIVPADPSLWSQDHVRQWLEWAIKEYGLLEIDTAMFQNTDGKELCKMGKDDFLRLTSMYNAEVLLSHLNYLRESSSSLSYNTPSHTDPSPRLAAKDDSSYDAVRRTGWSNNMHSGKGSPVVTQNVTKSAEQPRAQPDPYQILGPTSSRLANPGSGQIQLWQFLLELLSDSANAGCITWEGTNGEFKMTDPDEVARRWGERKSKPNMNYDKLSRALRYYYDKNIMTKVHGKRYAYKFDFHGIAQALQPHPTESSMYKYPSDLAYVPSYHTHQQKVNFVSPHPPSMPVTSSNFFGPTTPYWSSPTPGIYPNPNVPRHPNTHVPSHLGSYY; encoded by the exons ATGACAGCTAGTATagtg AGTCCGTTAGCCGAGCATCCCCGTCTGCAGGTAGACATGTTTCAAACTGTTCCTGACACGTCGTCTTACGTCAAG GAGGCGCTATCAGTGGTGAGTGAAGATCAGTCCTTATTTGAGCCTCCGTACGCTGCTGCAGCCCCTCTCCCCAAGACAGACATGACTGCATCTGGCACACAGGACTACGGGCCGACTCACAAAATCAACCCCCTGCCTCCACAGCAGGAGTGGATCAACCAGCCAGTGAGGGTCAATGTCAAGAGAGAATACGAGCACATGAATGGATCCAG cagggAGTCTCCGGTAGATTGCAGTGTGGGTAAATGTAATAAGCTGGTGGGGGGTAACGACGTCTCTCAGATGAACTACGGAAGCTACATGGACGAGAAGAATGCCCCTCCCCCAAATATGACCACCAATGAGAGAAGAGTCATCGTACCTGCTG ACCCGTCACTGTGGTCCCAGGACCACGTACGCCAATGGCTGGAGTGGGCCATTAAAGAGTACGGCCTGTTGGAGATCGACACGGCCATGTTCCAGAACACAGATGGCAAAGAGCTGTGCAAGATGGGCAAGGACGACTTCCTCCGGCTGACCAGCATGTACAACGCAGAAGTGCTTCTCTCTCATCTCAATTACCTCAGGGAAA GTAGCTCATCGTTATCCTACAACACGCCATCTCACACGGACCCGTCGCCACGCCTGGCCGCCAAAGACG ACTCTTCTTATGATGCTGTACGACGGACCGGATGGTCAAACAACATGCACAGCGGGAAAG gcTCACCAGTAGTGACGCAGAATGTGACCAAGTCAGCTGAACAGCCCAGAGCTCAGCCAG ATCCATACCAGATTCTTGGTCCCACCAGTAGTCGCCTTGCCAATCCAG GTTCAGGTCAGATTCAGCTGTGGCAgttcctcctggagctcctgtcCGACAGCGCCAACGCCGGCTGCATCACCTGGGAAGGCACCAACGGAGAGTTCAAGATGACGGATCCAGACGAAGTGGCCAGACGCTGGGGGGAAAGGAAGAGCAAGCCAAACATGAACTACGACAAGCTGAGCCGTGCGCTGCGCTACTATTATGACAAAAACATCATGACCAAAGTCCACGGCAAACGCTACGCCTACAAGTTTGACTTTCACGGCATTGCTCAGGCGCTGCAGCCGCACCCTACAGAGTCATCCATGTACAAGTACCCCTCGGACCTAGCCTACGTGCCTTCGTACCACACCCACCAGCAGAAGGTCAACTTTGTGTCTCCACACCCGCCATCCATGCCAGTCACTTCCTCCAATTTCTTCGGACCCACCACTCCATACTGGAGCTCTCCCACTCCTGGGATATACCCCAACCCAAATGTTCCTCGCCACCCCAACACCCATGTGCCATCCCACTTGGGTAGTTACTATTAA
- the fli1 gene encoding Friend leukemia integration 1 transcription factor isoform X7: MFQTVPDTSSYVKVRHQRLFHQEALSVVSEDQSLFEPPYAAAAPLPKTDMTASGTQDYGPTHKINPLPPQQEWINQPVRVNVKREYEHMNGSSRESPVDCSVGKCNKLVGGNDVSQMNYGSYMDEKNAPPPNMTTNERRVIVPADPSLWSQDHVRQWLEWAIKEYGLLEIDTAMFQNTDGKELCKMGKDDFLRLTSMYNAEVLLSHLNYLRESSSSLSYNTPSHTDPSPRLAAKDDSSYDAVRRTGWSNNMHSGKGSPVVTQNVTKSAEQPRAQPDPYQILGPTSSRLANPGSGQIQLWQFLLELLSDSANAGCITWEGTNGEFKMTDPDEVARRWGERKSKPNMNYDKLSRALRYYYDKNIMTKVHGKRYAYKFDFHGIAQALQPHPTESSMYKYPSDLAYVPSYHTHQQKVNFVSPHPPSMPVTSSNFFGPTTPYWSSPTPGIYPNPNVPRHPNTHVPSHLGSYY, encoded by the exons ATGTTTCAAACTGTTCCTGACACGTCGTCTTACGTCAAGGTAAGACATCAACGTCTCTTCCATCAG GAGGCGCTATCAGTGGTGAGTGAAGATCAGTCCTTATTTGAGCCTCCGTACGCTGCTGCAGCCCCTCTCCCCAAGACAGACATGACTGCATCTGGCACACAGGACTACGGGCCGACTCACAAAATCAACCCCCTGCCTCCACAGCAGGAGTGGATCAACCAGCCAGTGAGGGTCAATGTCAAGAGAGAATACGAGCACATGAATGGATCCAG cagggAGTCTCCGGTAGATTGCAGTGTGGGTAAATGTAATAAGCTGGTGGGGGGTAACGACGTCTCTCAGATGAACTACGGAAGCTACATGGACGAGAAGAATGCCCCTCCCCCAAATATGACCACCAATGAGAGAAGAGTCATCGTACCTGCTG ACCCGTCACTGTGGTCCCAGGACCACGTACGCCAATGGCTGGAGTGGGCCATTAAAGAGTACGGCCTGTTGGAGATCGACACGGCCATGTTCCAGAACACAGATGGCAAAGAGCTGTGCAAGATGGGCAAGGACGACTTCCTCCGGCTGACCAGCATGTACAACGCAGAAGTGCTTCTCTCTCATCTCAATTACCTCAGGGAAA GTAGCTCATCGTTATCCTACAACACGCCATCTCACACGGACCCGTCGCCACGCCTGGCCGCCAAAGACG ACTCTTCTTATGATGCTGTACGACGGACCGGATGGTCAAACAACATGCACAGCGGGAAAG gcTCACCAGTAGTGACGCAGAATGTGACCAAGTCAGCTGAACAGCCCAGAGCTCAGCCAG ATCCATACCAGATTCTTGGTCCCACCAGTAGTCGCCTTGCCAATCCAG GTTCAGGTCAGATTCAGCTGTGGCAgttcctcctggagctcctgtcCGACAGCGCCAACGCCGGCTGCATCACCTGGGAAGGCACCAACGGAGAGTTCAAGATGACGGATCCAGACGAAGTGGCCAGACGCTGGGGGGAAAGGAAGAGCAAGCCAAACATGAACTACGACAAGCTGAGCCGTGCGCTGCGCTACTATTATGACAAAAACATCATGACCAAAGTCCACGGCAAACGCTACGCCTACAAGTTTGACTTTCACGGCATTGCTCAGGCGCTGCAGCCGCACCCTACAGAGTCATCCATGTACAAGTACCCCTCGGACCTAGCCTACGTGCCTTCGTACCACACCCACCAGCAGAAGGTCAACTTTGTGTCTCCACACCCGCCATCCATGCCAGTCACTTCCTCCAATTTCTTCGGACCCACCACTCCATACTGGAGCTCTCCCACTCCTGGGATATACCCCAACCCAAATGTTCCTCGCCACCCCAACACCCATGTGCCATCCCACTTGGGTAGTTACTATTAA
- the fli1 gene encoding Friend leukemia integration 1 transcription factor isoform X10 has translation MDGTIKEALSVVSEDQSLFEPPYAAAAPLPKTDMTASGTQDYGPTHKINPLPPQQEWINQPVRVNVKREYEHMNGSRESPVDCSVGKCNKLVGGNDVSQMNYGSYMDEKNAPPPNMTTNERRVIVPADPSLWSQDHVRQWLEWAIKEYGLLEIDTAMFQNTDGKELCKMGKDDFLRLTSMYNAEVLLSHLNYLRESSSSLSYNTPSHTDPSPRLAAKDDSSYDAVRRTGWSNNMHSGKGSPVVTQNVTKSAEQPRAQPDPYQILGPTSSRLANPGSGQIQLWQFLLELLSDSANAGCITWEGTNGEFKMTDPDEVARRWGERKSKPNMNYDKLSRALRYYYDKNIMTKVHGKRYAYKFDFHGIAQALQPHPTESSMYKYPSDLAYVPSYHTHQQKVNFVSPHPPSMPVTSSNFFGPTTPYWSSPTPGIYPNPNVPRHPNTHVPSHLGSYY, from the exons ATGGACGGAACTATTAAG GAGGCGCTATCAGTGGTGAGTGAAGATCAGTCCTTATTTGAGCCTCCGTACGCTGCTGCAGCCCCTCTCCCCAAGACAGACATGACTGCATCTGGCACACAGGACTACGGGCCGACTCACAAAATCAACCCCCTGCCTCCACAGCAGGAGTGGATCAACCAGCCAGTGAGGGTCAATGTCAAGAGAGAATACGAGCACATGAATGGATCCAG ggAGTCTCCGGTAGATTGCAGTGTGGGTAAATGTAATAAGCTGGTGGGGGGTAACGACGTCTCTCAGATGAACTACGGAAGCTACATGGACGAGAAGAATGCCCCTCCCCCAAATATGACCACCAATGAGAGAAGAGTCATCGTACCTGCTG ACCCGTCACTGTGGTCCCAGGACCACGTACGCCAATGGCTGGAGTGGGCCATTAAAGAGTACGGCCTGTTGGAGATCGACACGGCCATGTTCCAGAACACAGATGGCAAAGAGCTGTGCAAGATGGGCAAGGACGACTTCCTCCGGCTGACCAGCATGTACAACGCAGAAGTGCTTCTCTCTCATCTCAATTACCTCAGGGAAA GTAGCTCATCGTTATCCTACAACACGCCATCTCACACGGACCCGTCGCCACGCCTGGCCGCCAAAGACG ACTCTTCTTATGATGCTGTACGACGGACCGGATGGTCAAACAACATGCACAGCGGGAAAG gcTCACCAGTAGTGACGCAGAATGTGACCAAGTCAGCTGAACAGCCCAGAGCTCAGCCAG ATCCATACCAGATTCTTGGTCCCACCAGTAGTCGCCTTGCCAATCCAG GTTCAGGTCAGATTCAGCTGTGGCAgttcctcctggagctcctgtcCGACAGCGCCAACGCCGGCTGCATCACCTGGGAAGGCACCAACGGAGAGTTCAAGATGACGGATCCAGACGAAGTGGCCAGACGCTGGGGGGAAAGGAAGAGCAAGCCAAACATGAACTACGACAAGCTGAGCCGTGCGCTGCGCTACTATTATGACAAAAACATCATGACCAAAGTCCACGGCAAACGCTACGCCTACAAGTTTGACTTTCACGGCATTGCTCAGGCGCTGCAGCCGCACCCTACAGAGTCATCCATGTACAAGTACCCCTCGGACCTAGCCTACGTGCCTTCGTACCACACCCACCAGCAGAAGGTCAACTTTGTGTCTCCACACCCGCCATCCATGCCAGTCACTTCCTCCAATTTCTTCGGACCCACCACTCCATACTGGAGCTCTCCCACTCCTGGGATATACCCCAACCCAAATGTTCCTCGCCACCCCAACACCCATGTGCCATCCCACTTGGGTAGTTACTATTAA